One region of Pogona vitticeps strain Pit_001003342236 chromosome 1, PviZW2.1, whole genome shotgun sequence genomic DNA includes:
- the THAP5 gene encoding THAP domain-containing protein 5: MPRYCAATCCRNRAGQSARDQRKLSFYPFPLHDKERLEKWLRNMKRDTWTPSKHQVLCSDHFTPDSLDVRWGIRYLKTTAVPTIFSSSDNQEKGASQKKMHEKRKQDLKESNMYLVTAPLKPCSPKRNPIIEESLYKKALCVTSNKYPETEELLQDTVKAEGDIAYPHNLIGRHMEQTGSVLIAAGLPNPAAVDSSSPENNFSNSVENFFSNATRVLQSSVHDLPSCLKRASDSNLEATDLEHLESPLEFSSTTTPMNDIAPDQLDCDLESYSVQVQQMDENSMLLHTVSQALEQFSGNKESVITIIVPSDSSRTPFLLEGSFIPAEQELVNTEAENVECITNCSSSEVLQTEHSYCRQDTNREQLWQKIAKLHSKIEVLEVQERKTLSRLKSLELLIAKLKQENLLSEEKLKIVENCFTTFEVTMIE; encoded by the exons ATGCCTCGCTACTGCGCAGCCACCTGTTGCAGGAACCGAGCGGGGCAGAGCGCCCGAGACCAGAGGAAGCTCAGCTTTTACCC ATTTCCTCTACATGATAAAGAGAGATTAGAAAAATGGTTGCGGAATATGAAACGTGACACATGGACTCCCAGTAAACATCAGGTCCTCTGCAGTGACCATTTTACACCAGATTCTCTTGATGTCCGATGGGGGATTCGATATTTGAAAACAACTGCAGTGCCAACTATTTTCTCGTCGTCTGATAATCAG GAAAAAGGTGCTTCTCAGAAGAAAATgcatgaaaaaagaaagcaagatctCAAGGAAAGCAACATGTACTTAGTAACAGCACCACTTAAACCATGCTCACCAAAAAGAAATCCTATAATTGAAGAAAGCCTATATAAAAAAGCACTCTGTGTAACCTCAAACAAGTATCCAGAAACAGAAGAACTACTTCAGGACACAGTAAAGGCTGAAGGTGACATTGCATATCCACATAACTTGATTGGACGGCATATGGAGCAAACAGGATCTGTGTTAATAGCAGCTGGTCTGCCAAATCCAGCAGCTGTTGATTCCAGTTCCCCAGAAAATAATTTCTCTAATTCTGTAGAGAACTTCTTCAGTAATGCAACCAGAGTTCTGCAATCTTCAGTTCATGATCTGCCGTCATGTCTAAAACGTGCATCAGATTCTAATTTAGAGGCTACAGACCTTGAACATTTGGAATCGCCTCTAGAATTTAGTAGCACCACTACACCAATGAATGATATTGCGCCTGATCAATTGGACTGTGATCTTGAAAGCTATTCGGTACAGGTGCAGCAAATGGATGAGAACTCCATGTTGCTCCATACAGTATCACAAGCTTTAGAACAATTCAGTGGAAATAAAGAGTCTGTTATCACCATTATAGTTCCTTCTGACAGCTCAAGAACACCTTTCTTGTTAGAGGGCTCATTCATACCAGCGGAACAGGAATTAGTTAACACTGAAGCAGAAAATGTGGAATGCATCACAAACTGCAGTAGCAGTGAAGTGCTACAAACTGAGCATTCATACTGTAGGCAAGACACCAACAGGGAACAACTCTGGCAAAAAATAGCAAAGTTGCATTCTAAAATCGAAGTGTTAGAAGTCCAGGAGAGAAAAACTTTAAGCAGACTCAAATCTTTAGAGTTACTTATTGCAAAGCTAAAGCAGGAAAACCTCCTTTCTGAAGAAAAGCTCAAGATTGTAGAAAACTGTTTCACAACATTTGAAGTTACTATGAtagaataa